The following proteins are encoded in a genomic region of Phragmites australis chromosome 9, lpPhrAust1.1, whole genome shotgun sequence:
- the LOC133929050 gene encoding protein NETWORKED 2A-like — protein sequence MLQRAASNAYSWWWASHIRTTQSKWLDTTLGEMEDRVKAMLKLIGADGDSFGKKAELYFRSRPELINHVEEMFRSYQALADRYDRISSELHRANHTIATVFPDQVQFSMQDGDGEGFPKAITGIDLSNFKFPALEGLSMGSRGTSRGTSPVPKRGAQGHRRVTSHMSKEKAQEEIDKLQKQILVLQTEKEFLKTSYDSALGKYLDIEKQVAELQDEVCSLQDAFNTGASIEDNEARALMAAKAIVSCEDTLVNLQDQQKRSSEEAKVEFRRANEAMEKLKTFKDGCGLPHVQMDGHDEHDTELSHAVPFEDVDYSALNDGRLDLHEICQKVKELIELYPELSVAELADKVDRLVEKVINLELATTSQNAQINIMRTEIDDLHKRLHALEEDKAALVVDSSNLEERLKKVEEVLQEVQQIGKSIQNGTQNICKELTEASHELTEFVETLHAPEPQISDVVDLSQDSKCKASLEDDSELTSLSVKKESSDSLHVTTSETNKHDEGPEGPVAQEQLVSNESEGEEKILLEEYASALQHYKDTEQRLSEIEKTNQDYHLEAMSELKELKSANATKDEEINSLRRMLSSLQKKMSASVTESTEKSEETSKISTNPATEDKEIAEIEEYIRQCQVEDPRACSVAEDKFRSEIDRVLGENLDFWLRFSTSYHQIRNFQKSFDKLKTEMDKLTDEQAQGGAYGFAASYQVAKLESAVLEKKFRDLNTDLQVWMEKNVLLKGEVENRFSSLCSIQEEMSKITTLDRSDEVHFTPFQAAKFQGEVLNMKQDNNKVAKELEAGLDHVRGLQVEVGRVLLKLRENLELSEARSNRAQQNFRNLSTKAGVPLRTFLFGPKPKKPSLFSCMGPGVHKQHGGSKVGRR from the exons ATGCTGCAACGCGCCGCGAGCAACGCCTACTCCTGGTGGTGGGCGTCGCACATCCGCACCACCCAGTCCAAGTGGCTTGACACCACCCTCGGCG AGATGGAGGACAGGGTAAAGGCCATGCTCAAGCTCATCGGCGCCGACGGCGACTCGTTCGGCAAGAAGGCGGAGCTCTACTTCAGGAGCCGGCCAGAGCTCATCAACCACGTCGAGGAGATGTTCCGATCCTACCAGGCCCTTGCTGACAGGTACGACCGGATATCCAGTGAGCTGCACAGGGCCAACCACACCATTGCCACCGTGTTCCCGGACCAGGTGCAGTTTTCCATGCAAGATGGGGACGGCGAGGGGTTCCCGAAGGCGATCACCGGGATTGATCTCAGTAACTTCAAATTCCCGGCGCTGGAAGGCTTGTCCATGGGCTCGCGGGGCACGAGCAGGGGTACCAGTCCAGTCCCAAAGAGGGGGGCCCAAGGGCACCGGAGGGTCACCTCCCACATGAGCAAGGAGAAGGCGCAGGAGGAAATCGACAAACTGCAGAAACAAATACTGGTGCTACAGACCGAGAAGGAGTTCTTGAAGACCTCTTACGACAGCGCACTAGGAAAGTATCTGGACATTGAGAAACAGGTGGCTGAGTTGCAGGATGAGGTCTGCAGCTTGCAAGATGCTTTTAACACTGGTGCGTCCATTGAAGACAATGAAGCCCGAGCGCTGATGGCTGCAAAAGCCATTGTGTCATGCGAGGATACGCTGGTGAACTTGCAGGACCAGCAAAAGAGATCATCTGAAGAGGCAAAGGTGGAGTTTCGACGAGCCAATGAGGCAATGGAAAAGCTGAAAACCTTCAAGGATGGATGTGGGCTGCCTCATGTGCAAATGGATGGGCACGATGAACATGACACAGAACTGAGCCATGCAGTGCCGTTTGAGGATGTTGATTATTCTGCTCTGAATGACGGCAGGCTTGACCTGCATGAAATATGTCAAAAAGTCAAAGAGCTAATTGAGCTGTACCCGGAGCTATCAGTCGCAGAATTAGCGGATAAAGTCGATCGACTTGTGGAGAAGGTAATCAACCTTGAGCTTGCTACTACTTCACAGAATGCTCAGATCAATATAATGAGGACTGAGATAGATGACCTGCACAAGCGCCTCCATGCTTTGGAGGAAGACAAGGCGGCTTTGGTTGTTGACTCCAGTAACTTGGAGGAAAGGTTGAAGAAAGTTGAAGAGGTGCTGCAAGAAGTCCAACAAATTGGGAAGTCCATACAAAATGGGACACAGAACATTTGTAAAGAGTTGACTGAAGCCTCCCACGAACTTACTGAATTCGTCGAAACATTACATGCTCCTGAGCCGCAAATCAGTGATGTCGTGGATTTATCGCAAGACTCCAAATGCAAAGCCTCTCTGGAAGACGATTCAGAACTAACAAGTCTGTCTGTCAAAAAGGAGTCATCCGATTCTTTACATGTCACTACAAGTGAAACCAATAAACACGATGAAGGCCCAGAAGGTCCTGTAGCACAGGAACAGCTAGTTTCAAACGAATCAGAAGGTGAGGAGAAGATTCTATTAGAAGAATATGCATCTGCACTGCAACACTACAAAGATACAGAACAAAGGCTTTCGGAAATTGAGAAGACAAATCAAGATTATCATCTTGAGGCAATGTCAGAACTGAAGGAACTGAAGAGTGCCAATGCAACAAAAGATGAGGAGATAAACTCTCTTAGGCGCATGCTAAGTTCTTTACAGAAGAAGATGAGTGCTTCTGTTACTGAGAGTACAGAGAAGTCTGAAGAAACATCCAAAATAAGCACCAATCCTGCTACAGAAGACAAAGAGATTGCTGAGATAGAGGAATACATTAGGCAATGCCAAGTTGAAGACCCACGTGCATGTTCAGTTGCAGAGGACAAATTTAGATCAGAGATTGACAGGGTGTTGGGGGAAAACTTGGACTTCTGGTTGAGGTTTAGCACATCATATCATCAAATACGGAATTTCCAAAAATCATTTGACAAGCTAAAAACTGAGATGGATAAATTGACTGATGAGCAGGCTCAGGGGGGTGCTTACGGTTTTGCTGCTAGTTATCAGGTAGCAAAGCTGGAGTCAGCAGTCCTAGAAAAGAAATTTCGGGATTTAAATACAGATCTTCAAGTTTGGATGGAAAAGAATGTGCTATTGAAAGGAGAGGTAGAGAACAGATTCTCATCACTGTGCAGCATACAAGAGGAGATGTCAAAGATCACAACTCTGGATAGAAGTGATGAAGTTCACTTCACCCCTTTCCAAGCTGCGAAGTTCCAAGGAGAAGTGCTTAATATGAAACAAGATAATAACAAAGTTGCTAAGGAGCTAGAAGCTGGGCTGGACCACGTAAGAGGCCTTCAAGTGGAGGTTGGGAGGGTGCTCTTGAAGCTCAGAGAGAATCTTGAGCTATCTGAAGCAAGAAGCAATCGAGCCCAACAAAACTTCCGGAACCTGTCAACAAAAGCCGGGGTGCCCCTTAGAACTTTCCTGTTTGGCCCAAAGCCAAAGAAACCATCACTCTTTTCATGCATGGGTCCTGGGGTGCATAAGCAACATGGTGGCTCAAAGGTTGGGCGAAGATGA